One segment of Salvelinus alpinus chromosome 1, SLU_Salpinus.1, whole genome shotgun sequence DNA contains the following:
- the coil gene encoding coilin: protein MAASNTNVIRVRLYFDYPPPSVSDCRMCWVLVDLNKCRVVADIASVIREKFDFSRRSILSLFIEDCYLPHTESIYVVRDNDSIRVKVDTLTRSNGSQSNTSVVNSKKKRRRDAEEEPTQNRVSEEWKKKKKRKKEESQEADSNQAAVEERRKEDQKKQKKNDKKVATKTTASSTGPPPTVVKADKNTKKAPAATAVSVNGKATAKTPTGETDDSSDSSESSSEEEAPSKTLMQKLPPKSHSASSTPPVTSKAPPVVKPPAPIKKPRPPPSSSDSDSSDSSGDDASSKATTGKPPVKNQTPLSKPAATPPTTIPTGSGAGPRNKTTPSKPRPSLPSSGPRTSVSPGQRANAPGPGSTPAGQKAHRRPESPGSSSSSSEEEIQLVIKQPGMGVGMGIVPAMAAEPTWRGRGRGSPRDVERGGGRGDGGQGWGGGGRGEWDRGPRGGGRGGEWDRGPRGGGRGGEWDRGPRGGGRGREWDRGPRGGGRGGRGEDSGAGGGDNTGFYFNYEGGQRQQTHQQPPSYQNDSLINSSVVFQNPSESVPKRDYSEMPLLAAPPQDGQKIAFKLLELTENYTPEVSEYKEGKIIHFDHSTKQIELELLSAYQAPVEPGKFDLVYQNADGSESVEYAVSRGSRVTERWDSLLEPRLVVGNLS from the exons ATGGCAGCCTCCAATACCAATGTGATACGGGTGCGATTGTATTTTGATTACCCGCCGCCCTCGGTATCCGACTGTCGCATGTGCTGGGTGCTCGTCGATCTGAACAAATGCCGGGTGGTAGCAGACATAGCCAGTGTAATTAGGGAAAAGTTCGACTTCAGTCGCAGGAGCATTTTGAGTCTGTTCATTGAAGACTGCTACCTGCCGCACACAGAGAGCATCTACGTAGTCCGAGACAACGACAGCATCAG AGTGAAGGTGGACACCCTAACCCGTTCGAATGGAAGTCAGTCGAACACATCTGTTGTGAACtccaagaagaagaggaggagagatgccGAGGAGGAGCCCACACAGAACCGAGTGAGTGAAgagtggaagaagaagaagaagagaaagaaagaggagagtcAGGAGGCCGATTCCAACCAGGCTGCggttgaagagaggaggaaagaagacCAGAAGAAACAGAAGAAGAATGATAAGAAGGTGGCGACCAAAACCACTGCCTCGTCCACAGGACCCCCTCCCACCGTAGTCAAAGCGGACAAAAACACCAAGAAGGCTCCGGCGGCCACAGCAGTATCTGTTAACGGTAAAGCCACAGCAAAGACCCCGACTGGGGAAACGGACGACTCTTCTGATTCCAGTGAAAGCAGTAGTGAGGAGGAGGCCCCCAGTAAAACCCTCATGCAGAAACTACCCCCCAAATCCCACTCTGCTAGCTCTACACCCCCTGTCACATCTAAAGCCCCCCCTGTAGTTAAACCCCCAGCCCCCATTAAGAAACCACGCCCACCTCCCTCGTCATCCGATTCGGACTCCTCAGACTCATCGGGTGACGATGCATCTAGCAAAGCCACCACAGGCAAACCTCCCGTTAAAAACCAAACTCCTCTATCCAAGCCTGCTGCCACTCCTCCTACCACCATACCCACAGGCTCCGGAGCTGGTCCTAGGAACAAAACCACCCCCTCCAAGCCCAGACCCAGCCTCCCTTCCTCAGGTCCCAGGACCTCTGTATCCCCTGGCCAGAGAGCTAATGCTCCAGGGCCAGGCTCTACCCCAGCAGGGCAAAAGGCCCACAGGAGGCCTGAGAGCCCAGgctctagtagtagtagcagtgaggAGGAGATCCAGCTGGTTATCAAACAACCGGGGATGGGGGTGGGGATGGGGATAGTCCCTGCTATGGCAGCAGAACCCACCTGGAGAGGCCGAGGCAGGGGGAGCCCTAGGgatgtggagagaggagggggtagaggggatgGAGGCCAGGGTTGGggtggtggaggtagaggggagtGGGACAGGGGTCCTCGTGGTGGGGGTAGAGGTGGGGAGTGGGACAGGGGTCCTCGTGGTGGGGGTAGAGGTGGGGAGTGGGACAGGGGTCCTCGTGGTGGGGGTAGAGGTAGGGAGTGGGACAGGGGTCCTCGTGGTGGGGGtagaggtgggagaggggaagataGCGGGGCAGGGGGAGGAGATAATACAGGGTTTTATTTCAACTATGAAGGTGGACAGCGACAGCAGACCCATCAGCAGCCCCCGTCGTACCAGAACGACTCCCTGATTAACAGCTCTGTGGTGTTCCAG aacCCATCAGAGAGTGTCCCCAAGAGGGACTACAGTGAGATGCCCCTCCTAGCTGCTCCCCCTCAGGACGGACAGAAGATCGCCTTCAAG ctGCTGGAGCTGACAGAGAACTACACGCCAGAGGTGTCTGAGTATAAA GAGGGGAAAATCATTCATTTTGACCACAGCACCAAACAGATTGAGCTAGAACTGCTCTCTGCTTATCAAG CCCCGGTGGAGCCGGGGAAGTTTGACCTGGTGTATCAGAACGCTGACGGATCAGAGAGTGTGGAGTACGCTGTGTCCCGTGGCTCCAGG gtgacTGAACGTTGGGACTCACTGCTGGAACCCAGGCTAGTTGTTGGGAATTTGAGCTGA